The following proteins are encoded in a genomic region of Zea mays cultivar B73 chromosome 9, Zm-B73-REFERENCE-NAM-5.0, whole genome shotgun sequence:
- the LOC100282313 gene encoding uncharacterized isoform X1, giving the protein MHGTAGLRRSGKSCRLRWVNYLRPDLKRGKITPDEETVILHLHAMLGNRWSAIARCLPGRTDNEIKNYWRTHFKKARPSRRARAQLLHQYQLQQQEQRRQYLQLLQPQQLQQQQLGVVKQQQLEQQSPPEPHHQAMMDSLQSTAACYCSPVPEECCPLPADDDAVLWDSLWRLVDGDGCGDGDGDGSSGGDY; this is encoded by the exons ATGCATGGCACGGCAGGGCTGCGGCGGAGCGGGAAGAGCTGCCGGCTGCGGTGGGTGAACTACCTCCGGCCGGACCTCAAGCGGGGCAAGATCACCCCCGACGAGGAGACCGTCATCCTCCACCTGCACGCCATGCTCGGCAACAG GTGGTCGGCGATCGCGCGGTGCCTGCCGGGGAGGACGGACAACGAGATCAAGAACTACTGGCGGACGCACTTCAAGAAGGCCCGGCCGTCGCGGCGCGCCCGGGCGCAGCTGCTGCACCAGTACCAGCTGCAGCAGCAGGAGCAGCGCCGCCAGTACCTGCAGCTCCTGCAGccgcagcagctgcagcagcagcagctggggGTGGTGAAACAACAGCAGCTGGAGCAGCAGAGCCCGCCGGAGCCTCATCACCAGGCCATGATGGACAGCCTGCAAAGCACGGCGGCGTGCTACTGCAGCCCGGTGCCGGAGGAATGCTGCCCGCTCCCGGCCGACGACGACGCGGTGCTGTGGGATAGCCTGTGGAGGCTGGTGGACGGGGATGGatgcggcgacggcgacggcgatggCTCCAGCGGAGGCGACTACTAG
- the LOC100282313 gene encoding uncharacterized LOC100282313, with product MDAISSLLLQQGWRKGPWTALEDRLLTEYVQQHGEGCWNSVAKLTGLRRSGKSCRLRWVNYLRPDLKRGKITPDEETVILHLHAMLGNRWSAIARCLPGRTDNEIKNYWRTHFKKARPSRRARAQLLHQYQLQQQEQRRQYLQLLQPQQLQQQQLGVVKQQQLEQQSPPEPHHQAMMDSLQSTAACYCSPVPEECCPLPADDDAVLWDSLWRLVDGDGCGDGDGDGSSGGDY from the exons atgGACGCGATCAGCAGCCTGTTGCTGCAGCAGGGATGGAGGAAGGGCCCCTGGACGGCGCTGGAGGACAGGCTGCTCACCGAGTACGTGCAGCAGCACGGCGAGGGCTGCTGGAACTCCGTCGCCAAGCTCACAG GGCTGCGGCGGAGCGGGAAGAGCTGCCGGCTGCGGTGGGTGAACTACCTCCGGCCGGACCTCAAGCGGGGCAAGATCACCCCCGACGAGGAGACCGTCATCCTCCACCTGCACGCCATGCTCGGCAACAG GTGGTCGGCGATCGCGCGGTGCCTGCCGGGGAGGACGGACAACGAGATCAAGAACTACTGGCGGACGCACTTCAAGAAGGCCCGGCCGTCGCGGCGCGCCCGGGCGCAGCTGCTGCACCAGTACCAGCTGCAGCAGCAGGAGCAGCGCCGCCAGTACCTGCAGCTCCTGCAGccgcagcagctgcagcagcagcagctggggGTGGTGAAACAACAGCAGCTGGAGCAGCAGAGCCCGCCGGAGCCTCATCACCAGGCCATGATGGACAGCCTGCAAAGCACGGCGGCGTGCTACTGCAGCCCGGTGCCGGAGGAATGCTGCCCGCTCCCGGCCGACGACGACGCGGTGCTGTGGGATAGCCTGTGGAGGCTGGTGGACGGGGATGGatgcggcgacggcgacggcgatggCTCCAGCGGAGGCGACTACTAG
- the LOC100382762 gene encoding expansin-B11 precursor: MTVVSIMWSLVQVQVLVAVALAFLVGGAWCGPPKVPPGKNITAKYGSDWLDAKATWYGKPTGAGPDDNGGGCGYKDVNKAPFNSMGACGNVPIFKDGLGCGSCFEIKCDKPAECSGKPVVVYITDMNYEPIAAYHFDLAGTAFGAMAKKGEEEKLRKAGIIDMQFRRVKCKYGSKVTFHLEKGCNPNYLALLVKYVDGDGDIVAVDIKEKGSDTYEPLKHSWGAIWRKDSDKPIKGPITVQLTTEGGTKTVYDDVIPAGWKPNTAYTAK, encoded by the coding sequence ATGACTGTTGTGAGTATCATGTGGTCGTTAGTGCAGGTGCAGGTGCTGGTGGCGGTGGCATTAGCATTTCTGGTAGGCGGTGCCTGGTGTGGTCCTCCCAAGGTTCCCCCGGGTAAGAACATCACAGCCAAATATGGTAGTGATTGGCTAGATGCCAAGGCGACATGGTATGGCAAGCCGACAGGTGCTGGCCCCGACGACAATGGTGGCGGCTGCGGGTACAAGGACGTGAATAAGGCCCCTTTCAATAGCATGGGCGCGTGTGGCAACGTCCCCATCTTCAAGGACGGTCTAGGTTGTGGATCCTGCTTCGAGATCAAGTGTGACAAGCCAGCGGAGTGCTCTGGCAAGCCCGTGGTGGTGTACATTACGGACATGAACTACGAGCCCATTGCGGCATACCACTTCGACCTAGCGGGCACGGCGTTCGGTGCCATGGCTAAGAAGGGTGAGGAGGAGAAGTTGCGCAAGGCGGGCATCATTGACATGCAATTTCGAAGGGTCAAGTGCAAGTATGGATCTAAGGTCACCTTCCACTTGGAGAAGGGGTGCAACCCCAACTACCTGGCCCTGTTGGTCAAGTACGTCGACGGCGATGGCGACATTGTGGCGGTGGACATCAAGGAGAAGGGCTCCGACACGTACGAGCCTCTAAAGCACTCCTGGGGCGCCATCTGGAGGAAGGACAGCGACAAGCCGATCAAGGGACCCATCACCGTCCAACTCACCACCGAGGGAGGCACTAAGACCGTCTACGACGATGTCATCCCCGCCGGCTGGAAGCCCAACACTGCCTACACCGCCAAATAA
- the LOC100281780 gene encoding 60S ribosomal protein L21-like produces the protein MPAGHGLRSRTRDLFARPFRKKGYIPLTTYLRTYKIGDYVDVKVNGAVHKGMPHKFYHGRTGSVWNVTKRAIGVEINKQVNGRIIRKRIHVRVEHVQPSRCTEEFRLRKAKNDQLKADAKARGEVISTKRQPVGPKPGFMVEGATLETVTPIPYDVVNDLKGGY, from the exons ATGCCGGCGGGGCACGGGCTGCGGTCGCGGACCCGCGACCTGTTCGCGCGGCCCTTCCGCAAGAAGGGGTACATCCCACTCACCACGTACCTGCGCACCTACAAGATCGGCGACTACGTCGACGTCAAGGTTAACGGCGCCGTGCACAAGGGCATGCCGCACAAGTTCTACCACGGCCGCACCGGGAGCGTCTGGAACGTCACCAAGCGCGCCATCGGCGTCGAGATCAACAAGCAG GTTAATGGCCGCATCATCAGGAAGCGGATCCATGTCCGCGTGGAGCATGTGCAGCCCTCCCGTTGCACGGAGGAGTTCCGCTTGAGGAAAGCCAAGAATGACCAGCTCAAGGCGGATGCCAAGGCCCGCGGTGAGGTGATCAGCACCAAGAGGCAGCCTGTGGGACCCAAACCTGGCTTCATGGTTGAGGGTGCTACACTCGAGACAGTCACTCCTATTCCTTATGATGTGGTCAACGATCTCAAGGGCGGTTACTAG
- the LOC103640445 gene encoding ATP sulfurylase 1, chloroplastic, whose amino-acid sequence MHYAGPTEVQWHAKARINAGANFYIVGRDPAGMSHPTEKRDLYDADHGKKVLSMAPGLERLNILPFKVAAYDTKQKKMDFFDPSRKDDFLFISGTKVSFHNCWDVVIFSTNPLSSLVKS is encoded by the exons ATGCATTATGCTGGGCCAACTGAGGTGCAGTGGCATGCTAAGGCTCGTATTAATGCTGGTGCAAATTTCTATATTGTTGGAAGGGATCCTGCTGGTATGAGCCATCCCACGGAGAAAAGGGACCTCTATGATGCTGACCACGGGAAGAAGGTTTTGAGCATGGCTCCTGGCCTCGAGAGGCTCAACATCCTTCCTTTCAAG GTGGCTGCATATGACACAAAGCAAAAGAAAATGGATTTCTTCGATCCATCAAGGAAAGATGATTTCCTCTTCATCTCTGGCACAAAGGTAAGTTTTCACAACTGCTGGGATGTTGTGATTTTCAGCACCAATCCTTTGTCGTCACTCGTCAAATCCTAA